The Apium graveolens cultivar Ventura unplaced genomic scaffold, ASM990537v1 ctg4046, whole genome shotgun sequence genome contains the following window.
ttatattgagaaaactcaagagaagcaacaagctcagattgatcaaattctgacaaatcaagcttctcagcaatcgcaacttactgaaatccagacctcagtggaactacttatctctcttttattacctgctgatgccaaaaagggggagaaggtaattaagtccaaatgcaaaaccaacaagtcactgcaaggaaaggatgatggaaaagatgaccaaggaaactctggaatgggtagtggtcatagtcaaggtagaaggtttacatcaagacaagctagtcacagaacaaattctgatactgggaaaagaataagttctgctgctggtaaaaggataagttctgatgaacttctagatcttgatgaggaaatgtcaagacagttatttcttcaagaaaatccagggatggacttggaaagtttaaaggaagaagaagccagacttaaatcagagaaagtcacatctaaatctgaagcttctggtaaaaagttacttccaaaacctaaaggcattgtgatcaaagaaaggatacatactgaagaaactttggctagatcacaaccacagatagatccaagatccaagggtaaagaaaaggttggtgaacctatcaagccttatgtacctcctgaggaagaagaaattactgatggaaaagataatcttgctctgacttcaagaaaagttcttaaaacaacttctgacatggctcaagttgttcagagtcaagaaattgtaagttctgatattcagaagaagcaagtaacctctgacagtgctcaagttaacttgatatcagaaaataaatctaaaacactcctaccaggattcactaaagcaaaacagactcaatctttgaagactacttcaagtgattttgaagcaagagtagttactggaaaggaagctagagataaaactggattgggaagtgctgatgaaagaagagtacacaacactactgatgatccaacttccttgagtgaaccaggtattggagcaactcctgaaagattgaatcaactagaatctgtacagatggtttatcatacctacttgaaagaatacatcatgttgtatttcatgacagatggtagggtttatcatataagacaaaatgccattccgttgaagtattttgaagaattggagcatgtattgttcttacttcaagtggatgacagaataacagagactgctgcaaactacttaaaggaacagattcagagacagaaaagactttattctgttaagtctgacagcagatatgttccaaagtacagaaatcacaatggtgatattgttgatatgaagcctaatactgcacagatcagaacatatcttggtattaaggggcttgaattcaatctagagtctaataaagcttatgtcataagactagatcaggagttgagaaaagcaaagattaatgatctcagagctgcaatatttcaaactggtgaagatactgcagagcttaaagatgtcaaacggagaatgattgatgaactcagatatgctgagaaatgtttgttgaagaattatctcagaacaactcctgacatcagagagatcagaaaatgatgaagccaagtcgaagatctacaactgcttaaattctgatatttatacagattgaagttgttatcagaagttgaattggtaaaaactttaaggactgtaagttgtagttatcttgtctatttctcatgcatttgtacttaatgtttttgacatcatcaaatatctgttaaacttgtatattttgttaatttacaagttgggggagattgttagatatatttgataatgtcatggctaatatgttttatgtttagatttcagatcttatttgaacagaacaaatcagtacttaactgatcagtacttatactggaagtcagaacttaagggatatcagtacttatgttatcaggagacagatatcagaacttaagtgctgaaggacgatcagataaggacagtagctgattaaagttaagaagatcaagataaacataagaagagatatgcatgaagaaggaattccgtgaagaatggaatacttggaatagaagatatctgattgatatattttaggaagcagaattatattctatatcaattagcgaatatcttataactgtgtagtatataaacacagaaatagagtttacactatatgtgttatcattatcgagaatattatttagtataactctagcagctctcgtgatattttgttcatcactgagagataacagttccagattgtaacagagtttattgtttaaataaagtttgttttctgttacataagttcttgaagtttgatttgattgtgataaacactgtattcaccccctctacagtgaaagtgtgacctaacatcctgagatagttcttcaacaaacatatctctgcatattcaagctcattgaccatcctccttttagtatttatcaattcagctgtatcttctccagtttgaaaaatagcttctctgagatcatttatcttaacttttcttatctcctgatctagtcttatcagatatgccttgtcagactctagattgaattcctcagccttataacccagaaaagtagttataatcctagaagagttaggcttcatttcgacaatatcacccttgtgatctctgtacttgggacaatatgtgttgtcagactttacagaataaagcttcttatgtcattgaatttgagactttaaataccctgcatcactatctgttaatctgtctttcacttgaagtaaaaatagaacatgttccagtttctcaaaatacttcagtgttatagcattctgcttaatctggtatacccttccatctgtcataaaatataacaagatatgttctttcaagaaggtatggtaaaccatttgtacagattcaagtcgattcaatctttcaggagttgctccaacacctggttcacttaaggaagttggataattggtagtgttatgtactcttctttcatcagaactacctaacccagatttatctcttgcttcctttcctgtaacaactcttgcttcaaaaccacttgttgcagtcttcaaagcttgagcctgtttagctttggtgaatcctattaggagtatctttgaaggtttaacatgagcaatgtcagaggtttccttttccttatcttctgatatcaagccaacttgagctatgtcagatattgcttgcatcactgtcatatcagaacttactaaatcttgactctgaacaacatgaaccatgtcagaggttgtttgaaaaatcttcttatgcatcagagtaagattagcatcttcttcatcatcagttacttcttcatccatgactggcatataaacctttacaggttcatcaactttttctttgcccttggaccttggatcaattttcatttgtgatttggccttggttgcctcagaacttgttctttcctttatcacaatacccttaggcttcggaaatttcttttcaacaactgaagctttagattttgtcttgacaccttctgctttgagtctagcttcttcttcctttagactctcaaagttcattcctggattttctttaagaaataactgttttgaaatttcttcatcaagttccagatgttcaccagaacttatccttttaccagtatcagaacttattcttctcccagtatcagaacttgttcctttacttgtaattctagctttacttgatgaaaatcctttgccttgaccttgacctctacccttattagagtttccctggtcatcatttccatcatcctttcctttcagtgtctgaatagatttacatttggacttaatcactttctccccctttttggcatcagcaggtaaaagaaaagagacaagcaattccactgaggattggatctcattgagttgattttggtgagaagcttgattctgcagaatttcttcaatttgagtttgttgcttctccggagttttctcaatgtaggcaattctgtcaaaggctggcttgaaaaatctgttcttttcaagtttcacattcatatctgGTTGGATCAgagcttcctgaattttgttcaccttgtcatgagttattgagtgttgaccttgaaggtgccttgtactcaatgcagtaactctcagctgtgccttgaaatcatcatttatcagcatttcatcagcttctgcaagatgctcaacaagaatcttttcagaaggaacaaaactaactgagttcaattctttagtccactcctttcctctaggagtttcactccaaggtactggtgcttcccctgtaacaaacttcttgactaaatcagctttatgaacagtttgttgaggtgcatgtcctgatggaccagttgtatcagcatctaaatttgcagcagcttcaccagtaatttcttcattagctgcatcagaacttgtagatcctgcggtttcagcatcctctgataaaatagctgtatgtgaggctatagaggcttcaacattatcctctaaattctgatctgcagccaggttctgatcaacatccaaaattgatgttgttggtggagtgagttgaattggtggagcttccaagtacaaaacctcaagTACTGTTGAACAAGATTGAATTTGTATGTTTATCTCAACAATACTTGTTTGAATAACTCAACATAggacaaggactttgaaataatctatgttccattgggatcagtacagattggttattgggtatatgcacaaaaggttttgttagctgcagtgaagaagacgtcaacaacgatctgtatgaagttcattaatatgttcaggcatcggaggaataaggttggagtcattcgaagcagttgtTTGAATCAGTGTAgagacctcaaggattcctagtgtagttggttatatttggtagaagacttagcagtggtttatacgggtataatacgaaggtctgagagcggaactagtcgttggtgaaccagacccgtgcactagacgtcagtgatccgtgaaagggaaatagagtattatttttaggaacACTGTTAAGTGGGTTTTATACTCGAGGAGTCTGGAAATATTTTGAGGTACAAAATTCTGGAGACTAGATGGCCTGCAGATATAGAGGAGTACGTCTCGAGATTTTACAGGATTTATTTTTTAATCAATTgctgatttttttattaaatgagtaaatggaaatcaattcatttatttatttaattattatatcaacaattgattttaaataaattaattaatatttgattttttaatttaaataaataaatgaaaactAATTTAttcatttgtttatttattttctaaacatcaaaatttttatttatttatttaatcctTCCAGTCAGATTACTCTTGCTTGCATTCATTCGAATTCTTAATAAAAGAAAATGCAGCAGAGTGTTTGTTTTGTTATGTGCATGcaactcatttgattattaatCAAATGAAGTAAATGAACAAAACCAAAACAATAATCAGAAGTTGGCTGGTATTGGTTTGATTAAATAAGAGAATCATAGGAGCATGGTTATATATCAATTGGCAGAGTTCAAGTTTGTTTGTACGCATGGAAACGTGGTGGGACCCCTGAAAAACAAAGAATTAAGTAAGTAGCTTGGTTTTTGTTTGATAGAGATGGGACCCAAAGCATTTCAAAACAGATAACATGAATATAAAGAAACAAATATTGGCAGTTGTTGTTTTGCGGCTGACCACCACATCACGCGCGTGTGAAGCCCATATGCACGTCCCCTGCTTTGCATGTGGCGAGTGCATGAAACACTCCTCCTGGCTTACCTCTCTGTTAATTCAAATAAACTAAAAGGAGCACTTTTACTTGTACATCAAAGGAAGAAACAAAACAGGTCAAGCAATTAAACAAAACTGTTGTGTGTCTTTGTCGCCATAGAGGATTCGCCATAGGTGAATTGGAATAAGAAAAAGGCGGCTGGATTTCTTTTCCTTTCGCGCGTGGCTCGGACGTCTGGCGACCACTTCACTCATTTGTTTGTGCCATGTCGCCATAAGGGAATTATACTCTAAGACAGACGATTCCCAACATTAGTCGCCACAGAATTAATCTTGCAAGCTGTGACACTTCAATACATGGATAAAAATCAGCCACGTAGTCTCTATATCTCTCCAACAATTCTACCACTACAAAACCAATTTTTCAACAGATTGGTTTTTTATACTTCTCAGCAAAACACCATTAAAGCTCTGCAGAATTTTCTTGTAGAGTGggttgatttcatttattgaaattaaggagagaagtgctgcccaatttattTCACATCATGAAAGCCTTACAAATTTGTAACACTCGTTATTTAAAgctctcttgattgtatttaaaATCTTTTGGTAGAAGCTTtgaatttttagagtgatagatagaaccccAAATTGATTGTTATTATTTgggttctctctatatttgttgcttcgaattatttatattcggagttgtaaCCAAATCTTTatggtttaatttcttaataaaaagaattatttcgtgaatctcttagtgtttgtttatttcattttcgaGGTTTATTCTCCGCTGAAATTAATTAACAAAAAACgaaaaacatacattcaccccccctctgtatgtatatttggacctaacaattggtatcagagcttgttgatcgatatacagatctgatctgttagattagcaagttttgttgttgattttggttgtacggagtctgggagtgctttcggtgtgtagatttgatttgggtttgttggttttaacttGACTGGCTTGGTATTGTTGACTGACTGGGTTATCGTATTTTGAGACGGTTTATTACAAATTTTTCTCGGATCTGAAAAGATGAGTTCTCAGAAAGTTAGTAGTATTAAGGTTCCTCAGTTTGATAAATCAAGATATaatctatggaaaaagaaaatgctaTTGTATATTCGGGCATCGAATCCAGAGTATATTAGAGTATTGAGAGAAGGAAGACATGTGCCAAAGAAGGATCATCCGGAGTTGCCTAATATGAGAATGTCATGTCCTGAAGCTGAATGGAGTGCACGTGACAAAGAACTGATAGCTCTGGATGAAGGCCTGCAACTTATTTTggtggattcgatggatgatgatatgaGTCACCAAATTATGGTCTGTAAGAGTGCAAAGCATATGTGGGAAACCATAGAACTACTTATGGAAGGAACTGAAGATGTCAGGCAGAATCGATTGGATATCTTGACCTCACAATATGAGGCCTTTAAGTCCTTGCATGGAGAAAATATTACTCAAGTCTTAGAAAGACTGAACAAGCTGTTAAACGAATTAAGTATTTATGGCAAGACTTATCCTCAGAGAGAAGTCAACAGGAAGTTTATGCTTGTCTTACCTCACCATTTAGAGAACAAGGCTTCATCTGTTCGTGAGCGTGTTGACTTCGAAACcatgacacttgagaagttgTATGGTAAGCTGAAAACTCATGAAATGGAGCAGGAACAAAGGAAAATTATCTATGGAGGAGGAACAGTTGATAGCAAGAATACTGAACTACTCAAGACAACTGCTCTTGTAGCCAGTGGAATCAAAGAGCTTGACATTACTGCTGAAAAGCCTAAGTCTAAAGCTGAAATGCTTTTTGAAGCTGAGATGGATGATGGAAACCTTTCCGGGAGTCCAAGTGATTACTACACCACTGAGGAGCTGCAAAGTATGGAAGATCCTACTATGGCCAACTTAGCTGGGATGTTCGGTAACATCAGGTTTATAAGAAAGGAAGGCTTTAGGGGTTCTAGAAGCAGCAACCGAGGTCAGAGGTCAAGTTCATCTTCTGGATCAGGTTACAAGACAGGGATGGTTGATAGAAGCAAgttcagatgctataactgtgataAAGTTAGGCACTTTGCCACTGAGTGCAGAAAGTCTCAGCAAGGAAAGGATAAAGGCAAAGCTTATTAGAAGAAGGACTCAGGTAGCTCAAGGAAGTATCCAGTGAAATCGTACATAGCTGAGGGGAAGagctgggatgacactgatgatgaagaagagcaatATGGAAATCTTGCATTGATGGTAGAATCTTCATCTCAGGTAACATTTCCAACTATTCGTGCTTTACCTTCAGATAACTTGTGTGAGAATGAACACTGTGTCGTCTTCAGGCAGACTGTCCTAGTATATGGAAATGTTGTTTCTCATCATTATCTTAAGGCATGATGCAATTCAAAGGAATGCAATTGAGCAATATGATGCCGTAAAAGAAGTGTATAGAAACGTTAGTACTACACTAAGATGTACTCTGCTTGATGTCGAAGACCTTAAAGTAGAACtaaagaaagttaaagatgaaaatgataagttagttctagatAGGGTCAGTGTTGGGAATCTTAAGCAAACCAATAAATATTTAGAGTTTAAGATTACTAAACACCTTGAGACAGAGGAAGAGCTTAGGAACAAGAATGcagaattagaaactaaattgAATGTTTTTACTGATTCTACAAATCTTGCTAAGAAGCTCAGAGCTGATCAAGTACTAGGTGGAAAGGTTGGGATAGGCTTAGACTACGACGAACTTAGAAAAGCTTCTAAGAAACGAGTAGTTGAAAAGGAGCCTGTAGAGAAAGTTGTTAATCCCCCTAGTACACCTCATGTTCTTAAGGAAGCTAAGAAGCCTCTATTTAAGAAAGCTACTGTTGagccctttgatgaagataatctttatattcatcatgagatgcttgttgaggatCTCGAGCTCTCTAGGAGACAAAAGGCAAAGAAACCTACGTCTATTGCTAGTGACTCTGATTTATCTTTTGTCggactaggttttacttccaagaATAAGAAGAATAGAAGTAAAAATGGTAGGATAGGAAATAATGGCCCTAGGAAGTTGTGCAATAACTGTGGTTCTGCTggtcaccttactcatgcttgtagaaaggttaaagtagataatgttaagaatgcttatgtgcataacatgcctaacatgcctaaagTTTCTAAGTGTAATAAATCTGTTTACATGCCATGTGTAGTATCTTTCATGCACACTTATCTTATTTCCACACACTCATATAATACATCTCATAATCATGATAAGCATGTTAGTAAGAACACTGGTAAATCAAAGACTGTAAGCCCTCCTAAAGCTAGGAAAGTGGCACCTGTCACCAAGCCCAAGAGCAAGTCTGTTGGTGCTTCTGAAAGTGACAAGGAAATAGTCAATGATAAAGCAAAAACTGTTAAGTCTGTCAACTCTGTGAAAAGAAATATTATATATTCAAGTGCTTCTAAGTCTTCTGGACCCAAcgtagtttgggtaccaaagaaaacttaatcacTTTTGTTTTCAGGGCATAAAGCagaagaaggtcatgtggattctggacagtggatgttcaaggcatatgactggagatagagccctgctatcaaaggtggttgagaaagctggcccagtggttactttTGGAGGTGACAGCAAAGGTTATGCTACGGGATATGGTTAtttggaaattggcaatgtcatcattgaagaaatatctctggttgaaggtcttatgCACAATCTTCTCAGTATCAGTCAATTCTATGACAAAGGATGTGAAGTGCTGTTCAAGAAAGAGAAGTATTTGATCTCTAatcagaagaatgagaagctgactCTCAATGGAGTTAGAAAGGGTGATTTGTTCGTAGCTGAGTGGAATTCTGCAGATGCTCAAGTAATGTGTTTCTACAGTAAAGCctctccagatgaaagttggttatggcataagaagctctcccacttgaacttcaagaccatgaattctttggttaagagggaattggtgagaggattGCCCGAGATGGAATTCATTCCTGAtggactctgtgaagcatgtgagaagGGAAAGTCAAAGAGGACATCATACAAGAAGAAGACAACGACTGATATCACTGAACCActacaactccttcacatggatttgtttggtcctGTCAACATCATGTCtatgtcaagaaagaaatatggcttagtgattgttgatgactattctagatacacgtgggtgttattcttatattcaaaggatgaagcacctgatataattattgatcacatcaacaagattgagttaAAAGCTGGAGTGCCTGTGCGAAcaatcagatcagataatggaacagaattcagaaatgcaaagcTGAATGATTTCTGTGTCAAGAAGGGCATCTCAAGACAGTTTTCAGcaccaaggactccacaacaaaatggagtggttgagaggaagaatcgaaCATTGGTTGAAACTGCAAGGACTAGGCTTAATGAAGCCCATCTTCctacttacttttgggctgaagcagttaacaatgcatgttatactcaaaacagaaCCCTGATAAACAAGACATATGAGAAGCCCCTGACGAGTTAATGACCAACAAGAAACCATCAGTGAGATACTTTCACGTGTTTGGAGGAAAGTGCTTTGTGCTTAAGGACGATGAGCAtcttggaaagtttgatgctaaagctgaagaaggtatctttctgggctattctCTGGAGTCTAAGGCTTACAGGTTGTATGTGATTAGTGATCAAAAggttgtggaaagccttaatgtaacatttgatgACGCCAAACTCCCAAGTATTCAAAAGGAAGATGACAGTGATAATcttgatgttgaagatctttctgatggagaagatgaaccTAAAGTTGTTCCGGACAACAATGACAATGGTAATGATCCTGATGATCATAATTGTGATGCAGATTCTGAAGGTAATGGTCATGAGACAAGTCACACAATCTCAGAGACCAGTCCTCAAGCTTCAGATTCTGTAGATCAAGCTGgaaacaactcagggggagaagaaCAAGGTGAAGAACAAGGATCCGGTAGTCAGACTCAACTCAATTCTGGAAATGCTGAGTCATCAGGGGCTAGTCTACCAAGACATAGAGTATGGAGTAAAAACCACCCTCAGAACTTGATACTTAGTAATCCTGACAGTGGAGTCAAGACTAGAAGAGCTACAGCAAATGAATGTTTCTATTCTGGGTTTCTATCTCAAatggagccaaagaaagtagatgaagctcttggagatcctgattgggtgattgctatgcaagatgaactcaatcattTCGAACGACAGAATgtgtggaagcttgtacccagGCCTAAAGACAAATCAGTGATTGGCACCAAATGAGTTTTCAGAaacaagcttgatgaagatggaattgtaacaaggaacaaggcgagattggttgctaagggatactCTTAAAAATAAgggattgactatgatgagacctttgcaccagttgctagacttgaagccatcaggatgtttttagcatttgcagcacattcaaacttcaaggtttacgaatgatgcactttgtgcaaggtttgctaagcttatacagagtaggtatgagatgagtatgatgggtgagttgagctacttccttggat
Protein-coding sequences here:
- the LOC141701555 gene encoding uncharacterized protein LOC141701555; protein product: MSSQKVSSIKVPQFDKSRYNLWKKKMLLYIRASNPEYIRVLREGRHVPKKDHPELPNMRMSCPEAEWSARDKELIALDEGLQLILVDSMDDDMSHQIMVCKSAKHMWETIELLMEGTEDVRQNRLDILTSQYEAFKSLHGENITQVLERLNKLLNELSIYGKTYPQREVNRKFMLVLPHHLENKASSVRERVDFETMTLEKLYGKLKTHEMEQEQRKIIYGGGTVDSKNTELLKTTALVASGIKELDITAEKPKSKAEMLFEAEMDDGNLSGSPSDYYTTEELQSMEDPTMANLAGMFGNIRFIRKEGFRGSRSSNRGQRSSSSSGSGYKTGMVDRSKFRCYNCDKVRHFATECRKSQQGKDKGKAY